One genomic segment of Fervidobacterium pennivorans includes these proteins:
- a CDS encoding TatD family hydrolase gives MEIERYEKKLVDTHAHLHMPHFKSDFQSVLERTSRLRFVLNVSTSLNDIQPCIDVAKNLGNTYVAIGIHPHDSKDAFKTGTEYLDILEKSATKVNRVIAIGEIGLDYYRNLSPVDVQKKIFADQVTLALHLKLPIILHIRDAYDDTYDILRAFSYGSLRGIVHAFSSDEIWAKRFVKLGFKIGIGGPITYPKNEMLRSVVKIIGEENIVPETDCPYLPPQPYRGKRNEPAYVSYVYEELEKIFNYDISEQLWKNVKEIFEGSFDDSFKNIEQGTESGDDEK, from the coding sequence ATGGAAATAGAAAGATATGAAAAAAAACTTGTAGATACTCATGCACATTTACATATGCCACATTTCAAATCAGATTTCCAAAGTGTCCTCGAAAGGACTTCTCGGCTACGTTTTGTCCTGAACGTTTCGACAAGTTTGAACGATATACAACCATGCATTGATGTCGCCAAAAATCTGGGAAACACCTACGTAGCTATAGGAATTCATCCGCATGATTCAAAAGATGCTTTCAAAACCGGAACAGAATACCTTGATATTTTAGAAAAAAGTGCAACGAAAGTAAATAGAGTTATTGCTATAGGCGAGATAGGTTTGGATTACTATCGGAATCTATCTCCTGTGGATGTTCAAAAGAAAATTTTTGCCGACCAGGTGACACTGGCACTTCACTTAAAACTACCAATAATTTTACACATCAGGGATGCATACGATGATACATACGACATTCTTAGAGCCTTTTCTTATGGAAGCTTACGTGGAATAGTACATGCTTTCAGTAGTGATGAGATTTGGGCAAAGCGTTTTGTTAAATTGGGCTTTAAAATAGGAATTGGAGGTCCCATCACTTATCCAAAGAACGAAATGCTAAGGTCAGTGGTCAAAATAATAGGAGAGGAAAATATCGTTCCAGAGACGGATTGTCCTTATCTACCACCACAACCTTACAGAGGTAAACGAAATGAACCAGCCTATGTATCATATGTCTATGAGGAACTCGAAAAAATATTTAATTACGACATCTCGGAACAATTATGGAAAAATGTTAAAGAAATCTTTGAAGGTAGCTTTGATGACAGTTTTAAAAACATTGAACAAGGCACGGAATCTGGAGATGATGAAAAATGA
- a CDS encoding DDE-type integrase/transposase/recombinase, with the protein MNNSTLSCPKCGSTSLYKNGHDKYGNQQFLCKLCHHSFKLSHSHKRKNFSFPYPKCPSCGKSMEIYKVRRSFVVFRCRTCRTKDRVPFNLPEPVTLIPEKFKYFRFPIYFILKAFVLYMKHNMSYRSLAHSLNIKVSHVTIYKWVIKLCTLFSVLFPTFTIENVFSVHADETVLVFKEQKYYVWLLVDHETNLILCWHVSKYRDMGQVKVLLEKFFGNSKPKNIELITDGLGAYESAVKLLFRNINHVVVPLGKNNQCESKFSLLKDFFRLKRGLKNTKNLAKYIQGFCVVKNLWKTHNGNINRILSQLHSFITTS; encoded by the coding sequence ATGAACAACTCAACGCTCTCTTGTCCAAAATGCGGTTCCACCAGCTTATACAAAAACGGTCATGACAAATACGGTAACCAACAATTCCTTTGCAAACTCTGCCATCATTCTTTCAAACTCTCCCATTCTCACAAACGCAAAAACTTCTCTTTCCCTTATCCCAAATGCCCTTCTTGTGGTAAATCTATGGAAATTTACAAAGTCCGTCGCTCTTTCGTCGTCTTCCGTTGTAGAACTTGTCGTACCAAAGATAGAGTACCTTTTAACCTCCCCGAACCAGTCACCCTTATTCCTGAGAAATTTAAATATTTCCGTTTTCCTATCTACTTCATCTTAAAAGCTTTCGTTTTGTATATGAAACACAATATGTCTTATCGCTCTCTTGCTCATTCTCTTAATATCAAAGTATCTCATGTCACCATATACAAATGGGTTATTAAATTGTGTACTTTATTCTCTGTACTTTTTCCAACATTTACCATCGAAAATGTTTTCTCAGTTCATGCTGATGAAACTGTTCTTGTGTTCAAAGAACAAAAGTACTATGTTTGGCTATTAGTTGATCACGAAACTAACTTAATTCTTTGTTGGCATGTCTCAAAGTATCGTGATATGGGACAAGTCAAAGTATTGCTCGAGAAGTTCTTTGGTAATTCAAAACCTAAAAACATTGAACTTATTACTGATGGACTTGGTGCATATGAAAGTGCAGTAAAGCTGTTGTTCAGAAATATCAATCACGTAGTGGTACCGCTCGGTAAAAACAATCAATGTGAATCTAAGTTTTCATTGTTGAAAGACTTTTTCCGACTCAAGCGAGGGCTGAAGAATACGAAGAACTTAGCGAAATATATTCAAGGATTTTGTGTAGTGAAGAATCTTTGGAAAACGCACAATGGCAATATCAATCGCATTCTTTCACAATTACACTCTTTCATCACTACAAGTTAA
- a CDS encoding thymidine kinase: MKTIGKLTVITGPMYSGKTTELLNFAEIYEIGKKKTLIFKPAIDTRYSAEDVVTHKFHKMPARVVKDSTELFEYYNSLIEQPDAVFVDEVHFFDVELVDIAKKITLDGVDVYCAGLDMSYLWEPFETTAKLMALADDIIKKKAVCEVCGEYKATLSYKLKSNGGVFDVGGKDKYIAVCKDCYESYERNAQNINEEEGRTL, encoded by the coding sequence ATGAAAACGATAGGGAAGCTCACTGTAATTACTGGTCCCATGTATTCAGGTAAGACAACCGAACTTCTAAACTTTGCGGAGATTTACGAAATTGGCAAGAAGAAAACTCTGATTTTCAAACCAGCTATCGATACACGCTACAGTGCAGAGGATGTCGTAACTCACAAGTTTCACAAAATGCCAGCAAGAGTTGTTAAAGATTCGACCGAGCTTTTTGAATACTATAATTCTTTAATCGAACAGCCGGATGCGGTCTTCGTAGATGAGGTTCACTTTTTCGATGTTGAACTAGTAGATATTGCCAAGAAAATAACCTTAGATGGAGTAGATGTTTATTGTGCAGGACTGGATATGAGTTATTTGTGGGAACCTTTTGAAACGACTGCGAAATTAATGGCACTTGCAGATGATATTATCAAAAAGAAAGCAGTCTGTGAAGTGTGTGGCGAATATAAAGCGACCTTATCTTACAAGTTAAAAAGCAACGGTGGTGTTTTTGATGTTGGGGGGAAAGACAAATACATCGCAGTTTGTAAAGATTGTTATGAAAGTTATGAAAGAAATGCACAAAACATAAATGAAGAGGAGGGAAGAACATTATGA
- a CDS encoding 5'-nucleotidase C-terminal domain-containing protein: MKGRKTFTLIGLFVLAVLVLGQTTSTTVTIIHTANIYGNVLPFNYFTNTYEPKGLVQIYSYVAQLRQKSSDLLLVDTGNLLYGSPFGDYFVENDTIENPVVTLFNQIGYDVFVPGTFELTLENQKFEKTLKSLKAYVLASNLVNKFGFVKNYYVKVFRNGLKVATVGVVPPYFNLASADYINTIKSVIQRLKSEVQPDVIILATSGGITYDPVSGKQISIQSGLNIGDILIKEFGKDVDIFLFGNQTIVYTNMNKQNKVFSIPGSEGASVNQIDISLSRTGGNWKISKVAVQNVKLEKLKPVENVVNWAQQFETYVEKWLDTPIIRSNVTIGFNKYMAILEDTLVTEIVNKSIIEYTKSHTGIWNVFNPSFGGFIEGDVTRRDLYALVGRTTTVKTLQLTGKQVKEIIVKSLNMLSFKDGKVVFEKSLVSSPWIYDLFENFEYEVVINKKELRRIQFMGKVVNDDDVFVVSVPSVRTYGQNGIISGVVLREFEIPVQEILFSQVKKILPEGLLDTKEDNNRVSLVQLTYTVQPGDTLARIAYRLGIATSDEDLPWAIVELMTLNPIIKNPNLIRPGWEIVYYKKYLDLIPPLKELFEAR; encoded by the coding sequence ATGAAAGGGAGAAAGACATTTACACTGATAGGTTTATTTGTTCTGGCAGTTTTAGTCTTAGGTCAAACTACTTCAACAACGGTCACTATTATTCATACTGCCAATATTTATGGTAACGTCCTTCCGTTCAATTATTTCACGAATACTTATGAACCAAAAGGTTTGGTGCAAATTTATTCGTATGTTGCACAGCTCAGACAAAAATCATCAGATTTGTTATTAGTTGACACAGGGAATTTATTATACGGCAGTCCTTTTGGTGACTACTTTGTAGAGAACGACACAATCGAAAATCCTGTCGTTACTTTGTTCAATCAAATTGGATATGATGTGTTCGTTCCTGGCACATTTGAGTTAACGCTCGAAAATCAGAAATTTGAAAAAACTTTGAAGAGCTTGAAAGCTTATGTACTGGCGTCTAATTTAGTGAATAAGTTTGGTTTTGTTAAGAATTACTATGTCAAAGTTTTTCGCAACGGTTTAAAAGTTGCTACAGTAGGTGTCGTTCCACCATATTTTAATTTAGCTTCAGCAGACTATATTAACACGATTAAATCAGTTATACAAAGGTTGAAATCTGAGGTTCAGCCGGATGTTATTATCTTAGCAACAAGTGGTGGAATAACGTATGATCCTGTAAGTGGTAAGCAGATCTCAATTCAAAGTGGTTTGAACATAGGTGATATTTTGATTAAAGAATTCGGCAAAGACGTAGATATTTTCCTTTTCGGTAACCAAACAATTGTTTACACAAACATGAACAAGCAGAATAAAGTTTTTTCAATTCCCGGTAGTGAAGGGGCTTCCGTAAATCAGATAGACATATCTCTTTCGCGAACAGGAGGCAACTGGAAAATCAGTAAGGTAGCAGTACAAAACGTGAAGTTAGAAAAGCTAAAGCCTGTAGAAAACGTAGTGAACTGGGCTCAGCAATTCGAGACATACGTAGAGAAGTGGTTAGATACTCCCATCATAAGGTCGAATGTAACAATAGGATTTAACAAGTACATGGCAATTTTAGAAGACACTTTAGTCACAGAAATAGTTAACAAATCAATAATTGAGTACACAAAATCTCATACTGGAATATGGAATGTATTTAACCCAAGTTTCGGAGGCTTTATTGAAGGAGACGTTACGAGGCGAGACCTTTATGCTTTAGTGGGGAGAACAACTACAGTTAAAACTTTGCAGTTAACAGGAAAACAGGTGAAAGAAATTATCGTAAAGAGTTTGAACATGCTTTCTTTTAAGGATGGAAAGGTTGTTTTTGAAAAAAGTCTCGTAAGTTCTCCTTGGATTTACGATTTGTTCGAAAATTTTGAATACGAAGTTGTAATTAACAAAAAGGAATTGAGAAGGATACAATTTATGGGGAAGGTCGTTAATGACGATGATGTCTTTGTTGTTTCTGTTCCATCAGTGAGAACTTACGGTCAAAACGGTATTATTAGCGGTGTAGTATTAAGGGAATTTGAAATACCTGTTCAAGAAATTCTCTTCTCCCAAGTTAAAAAAATCTTGCCCGAAGGTCTCTTAGATACAAAAGAAGATAATAATCGAGTTTCGTTGGTTCAACTTACTTATACTGTGCAACCTGGAGATACTTTAGCTCGGATAGCTTACAGATTAGGTATTGCAACTTCAGATGAGGACCTGCCATGGGCAATTGTGGAACTTATGACACTTAATCCCATTATCAAAAACCCAAACCTTATTAGACCCGGCTGGGAAATTGTTTACTACAAGAAGTATTTGGACCTTATACCACCTCTCAAAGAGCTTTTTGAAGCAAGGTAA
- the ruvA gene encoding Holliday junction branch migration protein RuvA, translating into MIELVRGKFLGRSEGKVLVNIGSLVIGIICDAESFSETKEEQEIIVFTKLIVTQEDISIYGFDSKEKRDVFEKLIKVSKLGPKSAIKILSSASIEFLSTAIANGDIERLSSIPGIGRKTAERIVAELKDEFEPVQVDNVSLEAIEALVSLGYAKTQAQNAVKQARKESPDANLSKLIKEALKILSKM; encoded by the coding sequence ATGATAGAGCTAGTACGCGGAAAATTTTTGGGACGTAGCGAAGGAAAAGTACTAGTTAACATCGGTAGTTTAGTAATTGGTATTATTTGCGATGCGGAAAGTTTTTCGGAAACAAAGGAAGAACAAGAAATCATTGTGTTTACAAAACTGATAGTAACGCAAGAAGATATAAGTATATACGGTTTCGATTCGAAGGAAAAGAGAGATGTATTTGAAAAGCTCATAAAAGTATCAAAGTTAGGACCAAAGAGTGCGATAAAGATTCTATCTTCAGCAAGTATAGAATTTTTATCAACGGCAATTGCAAATGGTGACATTGAAAGACTTTCATCAATTCCTGGTATTGGAAGAAAAACGGCAGAAAGAATAGTTGCTGAACTTAAGGATGAATTTGAGCCGGTGCAGGTTGATAATGTCTCACTTGAAGCAATCGAAGCGCTAGTATCACTTGGATATGCGAAAACACAAGCCCAAAATGCAGTAAAACAAGCAAGGAAAGAATCTCCAGATGCAAATCTATCGAAATTGATAAAAGAAGCACTCAAGATTTTGTCAAAGATGTAA